TAATTTACTCATAAAAAAACTTGAAAATTCGAGTATAGAAGAACTTAAATTATTTATGGAAATAGAAGAGTTGGATGAGATAATTACCAATAAAAAGTCAGGTAAGGTAGGGGAGTTTGAACGGGAGTTTTTTCTTAAAGCATTTGAAATCCTACTAGAAGAAAACGTTTCACTAAATAACCTTTCTCCTTGCTGGAGGGCATTAGTTTAATGAGTAGAAATACTGATAAGGCAAGTCAATCTGTTTTTAATATTCTTAAGAAAGTAGTACAAGAAAGCGAAGAATACTGCGAAGAGTTAGATGAAATACGGTGGGTTTATGGTGATAAAGAAAATACAAAATTCTTAACTGAAGCGCAGATAGTTAATAGTTATGAAATTATGCCTAAAAAAAAGAGTGCAATAATAGCGTACGAACATAGAAAGTTTTTTGTAACCTCAGGATTCGGTAAGGAGACTGTATCGCCTACATTCTTAGACCCATTTGAAATAAACCCAGGTCTCTTTACGTTAATTATTCATGAGTTGGAAGTAAATATCGCTTCAAATGTTCGTCCGAGAGAAATAATAAATGAAGTGATGTCATCATATAAAGGTATTTGCGGATATACTGGTCATGATTTTAAGGAGTTACTTAAATATTTCGAAACGATATGTATTTTTGAAATTTTACCGACTTGTCCTTTAGTAGTTGAAGATATCGAGAGCTTTATTGGATTATATCTTTGTTATGAAAATACTCTTAGAGTTTTACCCTTTTCAAAGGATACTCTGGAGAAATACATGCTTGTCTTTGAGCAAAAATTCAGTAAACAATTTAAAGAAAATATATTAGTTAGTTTGTCCAGTACTAACTTTAAATATTGCTATTTAGATTTATATCGTTGCATCGAAATGCTATATCCTTTTATATACTTGGGTAAGTTTTATGAAAACTTAGAGCCTACAACCCTTACCATGGTGGATTTAGCTATAAAACTTCATGATGACCTTGCATGGAAACCTGTTGAACGTAATGCAATTAAAAAGATTATAGATGAAACTCCTGCCCAGTTTCTGGAACGACTTACGAATGCTAAATATATTCATATTAATGAGGAGCGCCATTGTGGTGACTGGATATACGATATCCGAAATTCTATAGTACACTTACGACATAATCAGAAATCTATGAATTTAGAAAAAGTACCATGGGATATGCTAGTCATTGGAATGTTAGATTTATTAGAGTATTGGTATAATCATTTTTCAAAGCATTTATTAGATGAGAAAGATATTTTAAAGCCTGAATAATTCATTAATAAAAGATTGAATCTTTATTATCTACCACCAATCTTACCTTATATCCCTAAATGGGTTATTTTTTTATATAAACGAAAACTCTTAAAGGTAAATAAGGAAACCACTTTGGTCTTTGACACTCAAAACCAGTTATTTAGGAAACATCTTCTAGAATAAAGAATCTGTGCAGTCTAATAGATATTGCGTAAAATAATTCCAGAGTGTATACAATTATGTATTGAGTTGGATATTATTTATACACATTTGTATTGAAGATCGGCATATTGGATCAAAATTAAAAGACTAAAGTAATGAACTGCACCCCAATTGTTAGACAGACCTAATAATTGGAGGTGCAGTTTTTATTATGACCAAATATAGTACAGAACTAAAATCAAAGGCAGTTTTAGCTTATCTACAAGGCACGGCTTCATTTAAAACGATTGCTGATCAATTTAATATTAGCTTAACCGTAAGCGCTTAATAACATGGTGCCTTACAATTTAATATGATCCATGTAATAATACCTTCAAATAACATTTATAGTTTTTAGAGTTAGAGTTTTTCAAGTTTTTCAAGTACTCTAAAGCTATACGATGGAGGTATTATTCATGGATGAAATAACCAAGTAAAAATCCAGTTCCGCAAGGAACAGTGGTCAAAGCTAATAATGGAATGCCAAGATAGTGGAATGACCGTACGAACTTGGTGTAAGCAAAAAAGCATTAACGAAGCATCTTACTACTACTGGCTGAAAAAAATTCGGAAAGAAGCTTGCAAACAACGACTTCCAGCTACACATGTGAATCAAAAACCAGTTGAGTTTGCAAAACTATCATTCGACACAAGACCAATGAAAACACTAGGGTCCATCACTATTCATCTTCCAGTAGCGACTATTGAAGTGAAAGATGGTACCTCTAAAGAAACACTTGAAAATGTTTTGCTAGCTTTAAAATCTATATGCTAGGCGACATCACAGTAGCAAAAGAAATTTACATTGCCTGTGGCTATACAGATATGCGCAAATCGATAGACGGTCTTGCTGCCCTTGTTCAAGAAACCTTCGGAATGGACCCTTTTACCCCTAGACTCTATCTGTTCTGTGGCAGAAGACGTGATCGCCTCAAAGCACTGCTTTGGGAAGGCGATGGATTCATCCTCTTGTATAAACGTCTTGAAAACGGAAGCTTCCAATGGCCCCGATCGACAGAGCAAATCAAATCTCTTACCTGGCAGGAATTG
Above is a genomic segment from Desulfuribacillus stibiiarsenatis containing:
- the tnpB gene encoding IS66 family insertion sequence element accessory protein TnpB (TnpB, as the term is used for proteins encoded by IS66 family insertion elements, is considered an accessory protein, since TnpC, encoded by a neighboring gene, is a DDE family transposase.) codes for the protein MLGDITVAKEIYIACGYTDMRKSIDGLAALVQETFGMDPFTPRLYLFCGRRRDRLKALLWEGDGFILLYKRLENGSFQWPRSTEQIKSLTWQEL
- the tnpA gene encoding IS66 family insertion sequence element accessory protein TnpA, which translates into the protein MQFRKEQWSKLIMECQDSGMTVRTWCKQKSINEASYYYWLKKIRKEACKQRLPATHVNQKPVEFAKLSFDTRPMKTLGSITIHLPVATIEVKDGTSKETLENVLLALKSIC